In Gossypium arboreum isolate Shixiya-1 chromosome 6, ASM2569848v2, whole genome shotgun sequence, the following are encoded in one genomic region:
- the LOC108486737 gene encoding aspartic proteinase, producing MGTTVKGVVLSLFISSLLCSVVLASNDGLVRIGLKKMKLDPNNRLAAQLDSKDREALRASIAKKYRFRNDLGDSEETDIVALKNYMDAQYYGEIGIGTPPQKFTVIFDTGSSNLWVPSTKCYFSVACFFHSKYKSSESSTYKKNGKSASIQYGTGAISGFFSNDSVKVGNLVAKDQEFIEATKEPGVTFIAAKFDGILGLGFKEISVGDAVPVWYNMVEQGLIKDQVFSFWLNRNVGEEMGGEIVFGGIDPNHYKGKHTYVPITQKGYWQFDMGDVLIGDKPTGYCAGGCAAIADSGTSLLAGPTTVITMINQAIGASGVASQECKAVVQQYGQTIIDLLVSQAEPMKICSRIGLCAFDGSHGVSMGIENVVDESNGKSSGILHSAMCPACEMAVVWMQNQLIENQTQDRILDYANQLCDRVPNPMGESTVDCGSLSSMPTISFTIGGKAFDLTPEEYILKVGEGAEAQCISGFTALDVPPPRGPLWILGDVFMGRYHTVFDFGKLRVGFAEAA from the exons ATGGGAACCACGGTCAAAGGGGTTGTGCTGTCGCTGTTCATCTCGTCCCTTTTGTGTTCTGTAGTACTTGCATCCAATGATGGGCTGGTTAGAATTGGGCTGAAAAAGATGAAATTGGATCCAAACAACCGGCTTGCTGCGCAGCTTGACTCAAAGGATAGAGAGGCTCTCAGAGCATCTATTGCTAAAAAGTATCGCTTCCGTAATGATCTAGGAGACTCTGAGGAAACTGATATTGTTGCACTGAAGAATTACATGGATGCTCAGTACTATGGTGAGATTGGTATCGGAACTCCACCGCAAAAGTTCACTGTGATATTTGACACAGGAAGCTCAAATCTGTGGGTACCATCAACTAAGTGCTATTTCTCG GTTGCATGTTTCTTCCATTCCAAGTACAAGTCAAGTGAGTCAAGTACTTATAAGAAGAATG GGAAATCTGCTTCTATTCAATATGGTACTGGAGCTATTTCTGGTTTCTTTAGTAATGACAGTGTTAAAGTCGGCAACTTGGTTGCGAAAGATCAG GAATTTATAGAGGCTACTAAGGAGccaggtgttacatttattgcgGCCAAATTTGATGGGATATTAGGACTTGGGTTTAAGGAGATTTCAGTTGGGGATGCTGTCCCAGTGTG GTACAACATGGTCGAACAAGGTCTTATCAAAGACCAGGTATTTTCATTTTGGCTTAATCGCAATGTAGGAGAAGAAATGGGTGGTGAAATTGTGTTTGGTGGGATTGATCCAAACCACTACAAGGGCAAGCACACATACGTTCCTATAACACAAAAAGGCTATTGGCAG TTTGACATGGGTGATGTTCTTATTGGTGACAAACCAACTG GATATTGTGCTGGTGGTTGTGCAGCAATTGCAGATTCTGGAACTTCCCTGCTGGCAGGTCCTACG ACTGTGATTACCATGATAAACCAAGCAATTGGAGCCTCTGGAGTGGCTAGCCAGGAGTGCAAGGCAGTGGTTCAACAGTATGGACAGACCATCATCGATTTACTTGTATCTCAG GCAGAACCCATGAAAATCTGCTCCCGAATTGGATTGTGTGCTTTTGATGGCAGTCATGGTGTTAG CATGGGCATTGAGAATGTGGTAGATGAGAGCAACGGTAAATCGTCTGGAATTCTTCATAGTGCTATGTGCCCTGCTTGCGAGATGGCAGTTGTGTGGATGCAGAACCAACTGATTGAGAATCAGACTCAAGACCGCATATTGGACTATGCCAATCAG CTTTGTGATCGGGTGCCAAACCCAATGGGAGAATCTACTGTCGATTGTGGAAGTCTTTCTTCCATGCCAACCATTTCCTTCACTATTGGTGGCAAAGCTTTTGATCTTACACCAGAAGAG TACATTCTGAAGGTGGGTGAAGGTGCTGAAGCTCAATGCATCAGTGGCTTTACTGCTTTGGATGTCCCTCCTCCTCGTGGACCTCTCTG GATTTTGGGAGATGTCTTCATGGGTCGCTACCACACTGTGTTCGATTTTGGTAAGCTTAGAGTTGGGTTTGCAGAAGCAGCATAA